One Deinococcus radiopugnans ATCC 19172 DNA segment encodes these proteins:
- a CDS encoding general stress protein, with the protein MTQPDPRAALIPDQSARINVATYTNYLDAQRAVDYLSDQKFPVERTAIIGEGLKTVEQVTGRLDWGRAAGLGFGQGLFIGLFVGLIFSVLGLGSGNLLFSIAYGMVVGAIFGLVWGLVGYALSGGRRDFTSIGGMKADRYAVVADAEVAEQARTLLANLPSR; encoded by the coding sequence ATGACCCAGCCTGATCCCCGCGCCGCCCTGATTCCAGACCAGAGTGCCCGTATCAACGTGGCCACCTACACCAACTACCTCGACGCCCAGCGCGCCGTGGACTACCTGAGCGATCAGAAGTTTCCCGTCGAGCGCACCGCCATCATCGGCGAGGGCCTCAAGACCGTCGAGCAGGTCACGGGCCGCCTGGACTGGGGCCGCGCGGCGGGTCTGGGCTTCGGGCAGGGGCTGTTTATCGGGTTGTTCGTGGGCCTGATCTTCAGCGTCCTGGGCCTGGGCAGCGGCAACCTGCTGTTCTCCATCGCCTACGGCATGGTGGTGGGGGCCATCTTCGGGCTGGTCTGGGGGCTGGTGGGCTACGCCCTGAGCGGTGGGCGGCGCGACTTCACCTCCATCGGCGGGATGAAGGCGGACCGCTACGCCGTCGTGGCCGACGCCGAGGTGGCCGAGCAGGCGCGGACGCTGCTGGCAAACCTGCCTTCCCGCTGA
- a CDS encoding acyl-CoA carboxylase subunit beta: MTQPGMELQELIAEMEQRRGKVEAGGGKERQQKQRDGGKLTARERIDALLDPGSFLEMGTFVEHRGGRLMQGVEAPGEGVVTGRGTIDGRQVFVFSQDFTVLGGSLGKMNAAKITKIMDLAAKTGCPVIGLNDSAGARIQEGVDSLSGYGEIFYRNAIYSGAVPQISAILGPCAGGAVYSPALTDFILMSEGSSYMFITGPEVIKSVTREDVTFEALGGADVHTRKSGVAHLEYDGDAAVLAGVRDLLGYLPQNAHEQPPVHQTDDPVDRRNDNLLDIVVPDQRKPYAMHAVIHELVDDGTFLEIQPNWAKNIVVGFARLGGQSVGIVANNPRVMAGALNIDAADKAARFIRTCDCYNVPVLTLVDVTGFLPGVAQEHAGIIRHGAKMLYAYAEATVPKITLITRKSYGGAYLAMNSRDMGADVVYAWPTAAVAVMGAEGAANIVYRREINASDNPEATRAEKIADYKDAFDNPYVAASKGYIDDVIPMEETRQRLIQTFAMLRDKAETRPYKKHGNMPL; encoded by the coding sequence ATGACACAGCCCGGCATGGAGTTGCAGGAATTGATCGCCGAGATGGAGCAGCGGCGCGGCAAGGTGGAGGCCGGCGGCGGCAAGGAACGCCAGCAAAAGCAGCGCGACGGGGGCAAACTGACCGCCCGCGAGCGCATCGACGCGCTGCTGGACCCCGGCAGCTTTCTGGAGATGGGCACCTTCGTCGAACACCGCGGCGGACGCCTGATGCAGGGCGTGGAGGCCCCCGGCGAGGGCGTCGTGACCGGGCGCGGCACCATCGACGGGCGGCAGGTCTTCGTATTTTCACAGGACTTCACCGTGCTGGGCGGTTCCCTGGGCAAGATGAACGCCGCCAAGATCACCAAGATCATGGATCTGGCGGCCAAGACCGGCTGCCCGGTGATCGGCCTGAACGACTCGGCCGGGGCGCGCATCCAGGAAGGCGTGGACTCGCTGAGCGGCTACGGCGAGATCTTCTACCGCAATGCCATCTACTCGGGGGCGGTGCCGCAGATCAGCGCCATCCTTGGCCCCTGCGCGGGCGGCGCGGTGTACAGCCCGGCGCTGACCGACTTCATTTTAATGAGCGAGGGCAGCAGCTACATGTTCATTACCGGCCCCGAGGTCATCAAGAGCGTGACCCGCGAGGACGTGACCTTTGAGGCGCTGGGGGGCGCGGACGTGCACACCCGCAAGAGCGGCGTGGCCCACCTGGAATACGACGGCGACGCGGCCGTGCTGGCCGGGGTGCGTGACCTGCTGGGCTACCTGCCCCAGAACGCCCACGAGCAGCCCCCGGTACACCAGACGGATGATCCCGTCGACCGCCGCAACGACAACCTGCTGGACATCGTGGTGCCGGATCAGCGCAAGCCCTACGCCATGCACGCGGTCATTCACGAGCTGGTGGACGACGGCACGTTCCTGGAAATCCAGCCGAACTGGGCCAAAAACATCGTGGTGGGCTTCGCGCGGCTGGGCGGCCAGAGTGTGGGCATCGTTGCCAACAACCCGCGCGTGATGGCCGGGGCGCTGAACATCGACGCGGCGGACAAGGCCGCCCGCTTTATCCGCACCTGCGACTGCTACAACGTCCCCGTGCTGACGCTGGTGGACGTGACCGGCTTTCTGCCCGGCGTGGCGCAGGAACACGCCGGCATTATCCGCCACGGCGCAAAGATGCTGTACGCCTACGCCGAGGCCACCGTGCCCAAGATCACGCTGATTACCCGCAAGAGCTATGGCGGCGCGTACCTCGCCATGAACAGCCGGGATATGGGCGCGGACGTGGTGTACGCGTGGCCCACCGCCGCCGTCGCCGTGATGGGCGCGGAGGGGGCCGCCAACATCGTCTACCGCCGCGAGATCAACGCCAGTGACAACCCGGAAGCCACCCGCGCCGAGAAGATTGCCGACTACAAGGACGCCTTCGACAACCCCTACGTGGCCGCCAGCAAGGGCTACATCGACGACGTGATCCCGATGGAAGAGACCCGTCAGCGCCTGATTCAGACGTTTGCCATGCTGCGCGACAAGGCCGAGACCCGGCCCTACAAGAAGCACGGGAACATGCCGCTGTAG